One stretch of Chitinophaga pendula DNA includes these proteins:
- a CDS encoding SusC/RagA family TonB-linked outer membrane protein: MHHSRILCLLCLLCIRGLTLNARQQPSPLHEKVSLEVDNQPLLRIIHLLEQQTSASFAYPNDILLNRPPCSIHRRHVPLHEILQLLFPPQTYTLRVIGRQIIIKQVTPQPAAASQVNGTVRDASSGLPLPGATISAGNIAATVTDTLGMFSLRVPLGTPVSCAYIGYHTATRNATQEPLLFEMSPGVQPMNTVVVTALGLNRSQRSLGYALADIDGRDITTAREVNPLNNLSAQVAGLDIYRVNSGVGGATKVTLRGPKIIGGNNQPLFVIDGVPIDNSSPGQAAKFGGYDLGDGSAAINPDEIATISVLKGGAAAALYGSRASNGVILITTKKGSSQGLQVTLSANTVVEQLNNNDDFQEEYGSGRDGILPRDVAIARDASQTSWGPRLHPDSLVWLWNGRKVPYRKAQKTSRHFFRQGLTTTNAVTAAAGNQHLQTRLTYTHINNKDIIPRSNQQRHNISVRTTAQPNKHWLADIRMGYANEQVVNRPALSDYSNNIGYVLSTVAPNIDLDWLKSYKDPVTGNYINWNDNVYQVNPYWAINEQPNDSKQDRITGFVLLKHQWTPDLYLQGRIGIDYTQFHFREFMEYSTPFNPSGMLTLKNRRLREINNELLLHYGKQIGHWQLTANAGLNRMDYIENVLNTTGRDINIRGIKSLYNFKTVLSQELLSRKRINSAYAAFNISYQNWLFLDITGRKDWSSSLTKGHRGYFYPSASVSFVFSDLLPASNVLSFGKWRCSLAQTGTDAIDPYQLTLSYGNDPELPGVGGFIIGGVAVDKIPATDLRPGTSRSIEAGLQLNFWKDRISLDLSYYHTNTIDQVLNVVVSPASGYTTAVINAGKVENRGVEAYLSLKPVATPNFKWELRLNAAQNRNRVNALNSLLSGYHMLSGARWGNASIVAKEGAAYGMIMGRKLLRDPQGRLILDAAGLPGFENADTPLGNGYYNWTAGITNQLTYKNLSLSILLDIKQGGNIYSMTNFIAHARGRAKGTVPGRDGWANSEKERIAAGKSPAEWIPTGGLQVKGVRQTGVDANGKPVYNSFSTFVNPQTYWQRITDNIPEPFVYDASFVKIRQLTLDYHCPPAICRQLALKELTVSLIARNPFTLYKAVPNIDPESSYNNGDGQGLEYGSLPTRRSYGINLCVKF; encoded by the coding sequence ATGCACCACAGCCGTATCCTATGCTTACTTTGCCTCCTCTGTATAAGAGGACTCACACTTAATGCCCGCCAACAACCGTCCCCCTTACACGAAAAGGTGTCACTGGAGGTCGACAACCAACCTTTGCTCCGCATCATCCACCTGCTCGAACAACAGACCAGCGCCTCTTTCGCATACCCCAACGATATACTGCTCAACAGACCCCCCTGCTCCATACATCGCCGCCACGTACCCCTGCACGAAATACTGCAACTGCTGTTCCCTCCGCAGACATACACCCTCCGCGTAATAGGCCGGCAGATCATCATCAAACAGGTAACTCCCCAGCCGGCAGCTGCCTCCCAGGTAAATGGAACAGTCAGAGATGCCTCCTCCGGCCTCCCACTCCCCGGCGCCACCATTTCCGCCGGCAATATCGCCGCCACAGTCACCGATACCCTGGGCATGTTCTCCCTCCGCGTACCGCTGGGTACGCCCGTCTCCTGTGCCTATATCGGCTACCACACCGCCACCCGTAATGCCACCCAGGAACCTTTGTTGTTCGAAATGTCACCTGGCGTACAACCTATGAACACCGTCGTAGTCACCGCCCTGGGCCTCAACAGATCACAACGCTCACTGGGGTACGCACTGGCAGATATCGATGGCCGCGATATCACCACCGCCCGGGAGGTCAACCCCCTCAACAACCTCTCCGCCCAGGTAGCTGGACTGGATATATACAGGGTGAACAGCGGCGTCGGAGGCGCCACCAAAGTGACACTGAGAGGCCCCAAAATAATCGGGGGGAATAATCAACCACTGTTCGTCATAGATGGAGTACCCATCGATAATTCATCACCAGGACAAGCTGCCAAATTCGGTGGCTACGACCTCGGCGATGGCAGCGCCGCCATCAACCCCGATGAAATAGCCACCATCTCCGTATTAAAAGGAGGTGCCGCCGCCGCTCTCTACGGCAGCCGCGCCAGCAACGGCGTCATACTGATCACCACCAAAAAAGGAAGCAGCCAGGGCCTCCAGGTTACACTCTCCGCCAATACCGTCGTTGAACAGCTTAATAACAACGATGACTTCCAGGAAGAATATGGTAGCGGCCGCGATGGTATACTCCCCCGTGATGTAGCCATCGCACGGGATGCCTCCCAGACCAGCTGGGGCCCTCGACTCCATCCCGACAGTCTCGTATGGCTCTGGAATGGCCGCAAAGTACCCTACCGCAAAGCACAAAAGACCTCCCGCCACTTCTTCCGCCAGGGACTCACCACCACTAACGCCGTCACCGCCGCTGCTGGCAACCAACATCTGCAAACAAGACTGACATACACCCATATCAACAACAAAGACATCATCCCACGTAGCAACCAGCAAAGACACAACATATCCGTCCGGACTACCGCCCAACCCAATAAACACTGGCTCGCAGACATACGCATGGGCTACGCCAACGAACAGGTCGTCAACCGCCCCGCACTCTCCGATTACTCTAACAACATCGGCTATGTACTCAGCACCGTCGCCCCCAACATCGACCTCGACTGGCTTAAATCCTACAAAGATCCCGTCACCGGCAACTATATCAACTGGAACGACAACGTCTACCAGGTCAATCCATACTGGGCCATCAACGAACAACCCAACGATAGCAAACAAGATCGCATCACTGGATTTGTACTGCTCAAACACCAATGGACGCCCGACCTCTACCTGCAGGGAAGGATCGGCATAGACTACACACAATTCCACTTCCGCGAATTCATGGAATACTCCACTCCATTCAACCCCTCCGGCATGCTCACCTTAAAGAATCGCCGCCTGCGGGAAATAAATAACGAACTCCTCCTGCACTATGGAAAACAGATCGGACATTGGCAACTAACAGCCAACGCTGGCCTCAACCGCATGGACTACATCGAAAATGTCCTCAACACCACCGGCCGCGACATCAACATCCGTGGCATCAAAAGCCTGTACAACTTCAAAACAGTACTCAGCCAGGAACTGCTGTCCAGAAAACGTATCAACTCCGCCTACGCCGCCTTCAATATCTCCTATCAGAACTGGCTTTTCCTGGATATCACCGGCCGCAAAGATTGGTCCTCCTCCTTGACAAAAGGACACCGGGGCTATTTTTACCCCTCCGCCTCCGTCAGCTTCGTATTCTCCGACCTGCTCCCCGCCAGCAACGTATTGTCTTTCGGCAAATGGAGATGCTCCCTCGCACAAACAGGCACCGATGCCATAGACCCTTACCAACTCACCCTCTCCTATGGCAACGACCCCGAACTCCCGGGCGTCGGTGGTTTTATCATTGGTGGGGTCGCCGTCGATAAAATACCGGCCACTGACCTTCGTCCAGGCACCAGCAGGTCCATAGAAGCAGGACTACAGCTCAATTTTTGGAAAGATCGTATCAGCCTCGACCTCAGTTACTATCATACCAATACCATCGACCAGGTATTGAATGTGGTCGTATCCCCGGCAAGTGGTTATACCACCGCCGTCATCAACGCCGGAAAAGTAGAGAATAGGGGAGTAGAAGCATACCTCTCGCTGAAACCAGTGGCTACACCAAATTTTAAATGGGAACTCCGCCTGAATGCAGCGCAGAATCGTAATAGAGTGAATGCACTCAACTCGTTATTGTCCGGTTATCATATGCTCTCCGGCGCTCGCTGGGGCAACGCTTCCATCGTAGCAAAAGAAGGTGCCGCATATGGCATGATCATGGGCCGCAAACTACTCCGCGATCCACAGGGCCGCCTCATTCTAGATGCCGCCGGACTACCGGGCTTCGAAAATGCCGATACACCGCTGGGTAATGGATATTACAACTGGACCGCAGGCATCACCAACCAGCTGACCTACAAAAACCTCTCCCTGAGCATATTGCTGGATATCAAACAGGGAGGCAATATCTACTCCATGACTAACTTCATCGCCCATGCACGTGGCCGCGCTAAAGGCACCGTACCAGGTCGTGATGGCTGGGCTAATTCAGAAAAAGAACGCATCGCAGCAGGCAAGTCCCCGGCTGAATGGATACCCACAGGTGGACTACAGGTAAAGGGCGTCCGGCAGACAGGCGTAGACGCAAATGGTAAACCCGTATACAACTCCTTCAGCACCTTCGTCAATCCGCAAACCTACTGGCAGCGCATCACCGACAATATCCCCGAACCGTTTGTATACGATGCCTCCTTCGTGAAGATACGCCAGCTCACACTCGACTACCACTGCCCGCCTGCCATCTGCCGCCAACTGGCGCTCAAAGAATTGACCGTCTCACTCATAGCGCGCAACCCGTTCACCTTATACAAAGCCGTTCCCAATATAGATCCGGAATCCAGTTATAATAATGGCGACGGCCAGGGCCTGGAATATGGCTCGCTGCCCACCCGCCGGTCTTATGGTATTAACCTCTGTGTGAAATTCTAA
- a CDS encoding FecR family protein: protein MKREDITEFIIECLSHPEDANRQTQLSEWLAASPDNQETYTRIRQLWNTAADIPGQPFPAHNVWEELEEHIRTNTPRQHPSPPVWTTARKCRVAAAILLPALLAVYFWQQYIGAQEWEFIRAHANIIDSVHLPDGSKVYLKPGTGISFNSDMRTRRVVRLMKGEAFFVVAKDEHRKFIVEGQNTTIRVLGTSFNLYTADTATIISVKEGSIRVNGLSKDQSIVLQSNEEVYVPFQGEQLNKRNIMGDTPGNWTRQSFHFDDQPLCEVIRQLSAYYHVRITITDNILLDKRVTVHFRKESLAEMLNILAEMLNAKVTTGHGISYELSPQSP from the coding sequence ATGAAACGAGAGGATATCACTGAATTCATCATCGAATGCCTGTCTCATCCCGAAGATGCCAACAGACAAACGCAACTCAGCGAATGGCTGGCAGCATCCCCGGATAACCAGGAAACCTATACCCGCATCAGACAACTCTGGAATACCGCCGCCGATATACCCGGACAGCCATTCCCCGCCCACAACGTTTGGGAGGAGCTGGAAGAACATATCCGTACCAATACCCCCCGACAACACCCATCCCCGCCGGTATGGACCACCGCCCGCAAATGCCGCGTCGCCGCCGCTATACTACTGCCTGCCCTGCTCGCCGTATACTTCTGGCAACAATATATCGGCGCTCAGGAATGGGAATTCATCCGCGCTCATGCCAACATCATCGATAGCGTACACCTGCCCGATGGCTCCAAAGTATACCTGAAACCCGGCACCGGCATCTCTTTTAATAGCGACATGAGAACCCGGCGCGTCGTTCGCCTCATGAAAGGTGAAGCCTTCTTCGTGGTCGCAAAAGATGAACATCGCAAATTTATCGTCGAAGGCCAGAATACAACCATACGCGTATTAGGCACCTCCTTCAACCTCTACACCGCCGACACCGCCACCATCATCTCCGTAAAAGAGGGAAGCATCCGCGTCAACGGCCTCAGCAAAGACCAGTCAATCGTCCTGCAATCCAATGAAGAAGTATACGTACCCTTTCAGGGTGAACAACTCAACAAACGGAACATAATGGGAGATACCCCCGGCAATTGGACACGACAGTCCTTCCACTTCGATGACCAGCCACTGTGCGAAGTCATCCGCCAACTCTCCGCGTATTATCATGTCCGGATCACCATCACCGACAACATCCTCCTGGATAAACGCGTAACCGTACACTTCCGCAAAGAATCGCTGGCAGAAATGCTCAACATACTGGCAGAAATGCTCAACGCCAAAGTAACAACAGGACATGGGATCAGCTACGAGCTATCGCCGCAAAGCCCCTGA
- a CDS encoding RNA polymerase sigma factor — MTDTFRYSSEQLLTGLRRHDKNMFKELYMAFSDELFLLAYRWVRDHGVARDLVHNLFVILWDRADRININGPVRNYLYRSITNMALNELKRSARHISDDILQYASDENAFSKTADYLLLQQEIIHHLNNLPPRCREIFILSRIHGLSPQEIAAKFNITLNTVYYQLATALKELRTQILETEKK, encoded by the coding sequence ATGACTGATACATTCAGATACTCTTCAGAACAACTGCTGACAGGTTTGCGCCGCCATGATAAAAACATGTTCAAAGAATTGTACATGGCCTTCAGCGACGAACTATTCCTGCTCGCATATCGCTGGGTCAGAGATCATGGCGTAGCTAGAGACCTCGTACACAACCTGTTCGTGATCCTGTGGGACCGCGCCGACCGTATCAACATCAACGGCCCAGTACGCAATTACCTCTACCGCTCCATCACCAACATGGCCCTCAACGAACTCAAACGAAGCGCCCGGCATATCAGCGACGACATATTGCAATATGCCTCCGATGAAAATGCCTTCTCCAAAACCGCCGACTACCTGCTACTACAGCAGGAAATTATACACCACCTAAATAACCTGCCCCCAAGATGCAGGGAAATATTTATCCTCAGTCGTATACATGGACTATCCCCACAGGAGATAGCCGCCAAATTCAATATCACATTAAATACAGTATACTATCAGCTGGCAACAGCCCTGAAAGAACTACGCACTCAAATACTGGAAACCGAAAAAAAATAA
- a CDS encoding glycoside hydrolase family 16 protein, with the protein MYKFMTTLLLAAALISCSKDVQPDAPGDATANNRPPAKTEALTINWSGYTWNVKQPSGTSGPGNNYWSPDNVWVDAQGRLHLKIKREPSGRWTCAEIYSTRTFGYGSYVWKVEGRVDKLDRNIVFGLFNYKSGDDGHHEVDVEFARWGNDASHNFNYTVYPAYGDPATRDFQTYELALNGTYSTYRFNRNSTRVAYKSFHGHTENESNAFYAWTTRAGFPVSTEALPVHLNLWLFQGQAPANGQEVELIVHSFTYTPQ; encoded by the coding sequence ATGTACAAGTTCATGACAACTCTTTTACTGGCTGCTGCTTTGATCTCCTGCAGCAAGGATGTGCAACCTGATGCTCCCGGGGATGCCACTGCCAACAATCGCCCGCCGGCGAAGACGGAAGCGCTAACGATCAACTGGAGTGGTTATACCTGGAATGTGAAGCAGCCTTCGGGCACCAGTGGTCCTGGTAATAATTACTGGAGTCCTGACAATGTGTGGGTGGATGCGCAAGGCCGGTTGCATTTAAAGATCAAAAGGGAGCCAAGTGGTCGCTGGACCTGTGCGGAGATCTATTCTACCCGCACTTTTGGTTATGGATCTTATGTATGGAAGGTGGAAGGCCGGGTAGACAAGCTGGACCGGAACATTGTGTTCGGGTTGTTCAACTACAAATCTGGTGATGACGGGCATCACGAGGTGGACGTAGAGTTTGCCCGTTGGGGTAATGATGCCTCGCATAATTTCAATTACACGGTGTATCCAGCTTATGGTGATCCGGCTACGCGTGATTTCCAGACATATGAGCTGGCGTTGAACGGTACTTACAGTACTTACCGGTTCAACCGTAACAGTACGCGGGTGGCTTACAAGAGTTTCCACGGGCATACGGAGAATGAGTCGAATGCTTTTTACGCCTGGACGACCCGGGCGGGTTTTCCTGTAAGTACAGAGGCATTGCCGGTGCATCTTAATCTTTGGTTATTCCAGGGGCAGGCGCCGGCTAACGGACAGGAGGTGGAGCTGATCGTTCATTCCTTCACTTATACTCCGCAGTAG
- a CDS encoding NADPH-dependent FMN reductase, producing MPRSFSILAICGSTKQRSANLHLIHAITAMSAGEADVRLYTELMMLPPFSPDLDTADAPVAVAALRAAIAAADAVLISTPEYAGGVPGVLKNAIDWTVSSMTFSRKPVALITGSTAGRMAHQSLLGTLLIIESRITASTQLLLPAIQTKVREGAGIIDTAAKEQVAALLAGLYAIIADVEGNQLDYLPAPPVH from the coding sequence ATGCCACGTTCATTTTCCATCTTAGCTATCTGCGGGAGCACGAAGCAGCGATCTGCCAATTTACATCTTATCCATGCTATTACGGCGATGAGTGCCGGAGAGGCGGACGTGCGGTTATATACGGAATTGATGATGCTTCCCCCTTTCAGTCCGGATCTGGATACTGCGGATGCTCCTGTGGCGGTAGCAGCTTTGCGGGCGGCGATTGCGGCGGCGGATGCGGTTTTGATCTCTACGCCGGAATATGCCGGTGGGGTACCCGGGGTGCTTAAGAATGCGATTGACTGGACGGTTTCGTCTATGACATTTTCCCGGAAGCCGGTAGCGCTCATTACCGGTTCTACAGCGGGGAGGATGGCCCATCAGTCGTTGCTGGGTACTTTGCTGATCATTGAGAGCCGGATCACGGCGTCCACCCAGTTATTATTACCAGCTATACAAACGAAGGTGCGGGAAGGTGCCGGTATTATTGATACGGCGGCAAAAGAGCAGGTAGCAGCCTTATTAGCAGGGCTTTATGCGATCATCGCGGATGTTGAGGGCAATCAGCTCGATTATCTGCCCGCTCCGCCAGTACATTAG